One window from the genome of Populus alba chromosome 15, ASM523922v2, whole genome shotgun sequence encodes:
- the LOC118057396 gene encoding uncharacterized protein → MVEIFSKIVKELLADPKNTVSEKPSRARKRSNDRSRMSERLTEEAEKYFEDFISNVEDTDISSLDGERSDTSSTLGGIAKTETFQRPVISKSQPVEMDGVVLPWLQWETSNDASPLSLKDKELTSTPKSNLWDAAQEATPAQELIMHPISIRGSCSPGLTDGHSTNIRELKGSKFGELESYRRQISFIGTRSQFDVDEYLKRPSDEDFLLESWKQQQRIHSGGLLLCNRMFF, encoded by the exons ATGGTAGAGATATTCTCGAAGATTGTGAAAGAATTGCTTGCTGATCCAAAGAACACTGTTTCAGAAAAGCCATCAAGAGCCAGAAAG AGGAGTAATGACAGAAGTAGGATGTCTGAACGATTGACTGAAGAAGCAGAGAAATACTTTGAGGACTTCATTTCAAATGTTGAAGATACAGATATTTCATCTTTGGATGGGGAAAGGAGTGATACAAGTTCAACTTTGGGAGGAATAGCAAAGACAGAAACTTTTCAGAGACCAGTGATATCCAAATCTCAACCTGTAGAAATGGACGGTGTTGTGCTGCCCTGGTTACAATGGGAAACTTCTAATGATGCTTCTCCTCTATCCTTAAAAGATAAGGAGCTAACATCGACTCCAAAAAGTAATTTATGGGATGCAGCTCAG GAAGCAACCCCTGCTCAAGAGTTGATCATGCACCCCATCAGTATCCGTGGAAGCTGTAGCCCAGGACTTACAGATGGCCACTCAACAAATATCAGAGAACTTAAAGGGAGTAAATTTGGAGAACTTGAAAGCTACAGAAGACAAATTTCATTTATAGGAACAAGATCACAGTTTGACGTTGATGAATATCTTAAGCGACCAAGCGATGAAGATTTTCTCCTAGAAAGTTGGAAGCAACAACAGAGAATTCATTCAGGTGGTCTCCTGCTTTGCAACCGAATGTTTTTCTAG
- the LOC118057604 gene encoding protein PLASTID TRANSCRIPTIONALLY ACTIVE 10, with the protein MQILQTPFPLFSLPKPLNPSLKPHHKNHHQFLLLPRHPLSTTLTPPKSYSSDEFPVDETFLEKFAPKDQETEDEARRKNWIVRGWAPWEEILTPEADFAKKSLNEGEEVPLKTPEAIEAFNMLSPSYRSQKIKEMGLTEDEWYMKQFEIKGEIPDKLETEWVSPLVVRQVAPRDWPPRGWEVDRKELEFIREGHKLQGVRVNLEDLENGVGVDKENMCLERYKVFLKQYEEWVEANKDRLEEESYKEDQDYYPGRRKRGKDYKEGMYELPFYYPGQICEGKVTTIHLYQGAFVDVGGVHDGWIPIKRNDWFWIRHHIKVGMHVIVEILAKRDPYRFRFPLEMRFVYPNIDHLIFNRFEFPPVFHRDEDTNLDELRRDCGRPPVPRRDPEDKPEEEPLLSNHPYVDKLWQIHVAEQTILDDWEANPEKYKGKKISELTDNKDFDEENSIEYTEAYHKKTVLPKVILKTSVKELDLEAALAEREFHNKLRMEAKERGEKYKITKLRRNIEMDEYDLLHWRRSFEEREALIRDISCRRALGLPLEEPGKYKPASFFGKDQYDPENPLYRYDYWGEPKNSEKSKQERMTELHNKSIVGKGNVWYEMSYEDAIAQRMQREARAKEEKQGVEEDSDRDYDDEDDDDDDDDIDFNLLGDFGVDLANHPVVNGTESAGISHEGMFDN; encoded by the exons ATGCAAATCCTCCAAACTCctttccctctcttctctttACCCAAACCCCTAAACCCTTCCCTTAAACCCCACCATAAAAACCACCACCAGTTCCTCCTCCTCCCTCGGCACCCTCTCTCCACCACTCTAACACCTCCAAAATCTTACAGCTCAGATGAATTCCCAGTAGACGAAACATTCCTTGAAAAATTCGCACCAAAAGACCAAGAAACCGAAGACGAAGCTCGAAGAAAGAACTGGATTGTCCGTGGCTGGGCACCATGGGAAGAAATCCTAACCCCAGAAGCCGATTTCGCGAAAAAGTCACTAAACGAAGGCGAAGAGGTCCCTCTTAAAACCCCAGAAGCAATTGAAGCATTCAACATGTTATCTCCAAGTTACCGTTCgcagaaaattaaagaaatgggGCTTACTGAAGATGAGTGGTATATGAAGCAATTTGAGATAAAAGGGGAGATACCGGATAAGTTGGAGACAGAATGGGTTAGTCCATTGGTTGTTAGACAGGTGGCACCGAGGGACTGGCCGCCAAGAGGGTGGGAAGTGGATAGGAAGGAATTGGAGTTCATTAGGGAAGGGCATAAATTGCAAGGAGTTAGAGTGAATTTGGAGGATTTGGAAAATGGGGTCGGTGTTGATAAGGAGAATATGTGTTTGGAGAGGTATAAGGTGTTCTTGAAGCAATATGAAGAGTGGGTTGAGGCGAATAAGGATAGACTAGAAGAGGAGTCGTATAAG GAAGACCAAGATTATTATCCGGGTCGAAGAAAAAGAGGGAAAGACTATAAAGAGGGCATG taTGAGCTTCCATTTTATTACCCGGGGCAG ATCTGTGAAGGAAAAGTTACCACTATACATCTATATCAAGGAGCCTTTGTTGATGTTGGAGGTGTGCATGATGG ATGGATCCCAATTAAACGCAATGATTGGTTTTGGATTCGCCATCATATAAAAGTCGGTATGCATGTCATTGTTGAAATTCTG gCAAAGCGAGATCCTTATCGTTTTCGATTTCCACTTGAAATGCGTTTTGTCTATCCTAACATAGACCATCTTAT CTTCAACAGATTTGAGTTTCCACCGGTATTTCATCGTGATGAGGATACAAACCTAGATGAATTGCGG CGTGACTGTGGAAGACCTCCAGTTCCTAGGAGAGATCCCGAAGATAAACCAGAAGAGGAACCTCTATTGTCAAATCACCCTTATGTAGATAAG TTGTGGCAAATCCATGTTGCTGAGCAAACAATTTTGGATGATTGGGAAGCTAATCCTGAGAAATACAAGGGCAAAAAGATATCCGAGTTGACTGATAACAAAgattttgatgaagaaaatagCATTGAATATACTGAAGCTTATCATAAGAAAACAGTACTGCCTAAAGTGATTCTG AAAACGAGTGTTAAAGAACTTGACTTGGAAGCTGCCTTAGCCGAGCGTGAG TTTCATAATAAACTAAGAATGGAAGCAAAGGAAAGGGGAGAGAAATATAAAATCACCAAGCTGAGACGAAATATAGAAATGGATGAGTATGACTTGTTGCACTGGCGTCGATCATTTGAGGAAAGAGAAGCTTTGATCAGAGACATCAGCTG CCGTCGAGCTCTTGGTCTGCCATTGGAAGAACCAGGAAAGTATAAGCCAGCAAGTTTCTTTGGTAAGGACCAATATGATCCTGAAAATCCTTTATACCGGTATGACTACTGGGGAGAACCCAAGAACTCGGAAAAGAGCAAGCAAGAGAGAATGACAGAGCTTCATAACAAATCTATTGTGGGAAAGGGCAATGTTTGGTATGAAATGTCATATGAGGATGCCATCGCACAACGAATGCAAAGGGAAGCCCGTGCAAAGGAAGAGAAGCAAGGAGTGGAAGAAGATTCAGACAGAGATTATGATGAcgaggatgatgatgacgacgaTGACGACATTGATTTTAATCTCTTAGGCGACTTTGGTGTTGACTTGGCAAACCACCCAGTAGTTAATGGCACTGAATCTGCTGGAATATCACATGAGGGTATGTTTGACAATTAA